DNA from Taeniopygia guttata chromosome 28, bTaeGut7.mat, whole genome shotgun sequence:
TTAACACCCACAAAATCCAGCTGTCAGTGCTGGATCCATGGCACTGTCACCAGGATTTGAGCTTAAACCGGTGCCTGGCCTgtctcccctgccagcccccctcTCACAGCTCCCTCAGGCACACACCTGACGTTTCAGTCGTTTCAAACTCTTCCTGTTTTAAGGGGATGTCGCTCAGGGCACCCGCAGCAGCCTGAGActgaaagaggaaggaaggaggtgTAAGAGGCTGAGGAAATCCAACAGGTCACAGTGCTCAAACCAAACAACAGCCCACTGAGAATGAGATTTGCAGTGGAAGAATGGATTGCACAAAGGGAATCTGAAGGaaaatctctgtttttctgtttcctatCAAACCACAGACTCGTGTCCTTAGGGTGAGTGAAAGCCTCACccctggaaactgggaaatgGAAGAACAAACCAgacaaaaacagcagcagaggtttGATTTGTGCTGTCACCTGCAATCAGCTGAGGCAATCCAAGACTCCCTTTGTGCCCTCTGGAGCCCctcccagcaaagccctgtgGCTGAACACAAGGGAGCAGGCTGctcacctgcagcccctctcctgcctgccaccaGCCTCTAATTAGGGACGTGATGGAGCTACACTTCATGGCACAAATGTCTAATAAATGTTTTCCATGTCTAATTCGTGTTTTATAGCAGCCTCCCACACTCCTGCTTCCCCGGGATCAGCTGGGACTTACATAAGCCATGGCATACTCTATCTTGGCTCCTTTCACTTCAGCTTTAAACTGGGTAAAGAAGAGATAAGACTTCCCTTGGGGCCTGAAAGGAGAAAGCAGAGCCTTTGTCATCTGGCACAgaggggcagaggaggaggagcagaggagtgAAGGATTCCtggctccctccctcctccccccacaCAGCCACCTCTGGATTTCTTGCAGCTTTTGTGCAGAGGAGAAGAGAGAATTTATAAACCAACAGCTGCATGAAAAGCCCCCAAAaccacagcatccctgggagagGAAAACCCTCCCTGAGCAGATGCAAATCCAGCAGGGAAGCGAGTCCttgtccctgccccacagccacccctgtgctggccctgctcaggaCACACCTCcagatggagcaggagaagagCCCGTTGTCCTCGCTCACTCCCACGGTCATCTGCCACTGCTGCACGGGGAAAATCCAGAGTCAACTGGGGAAAACCCTCCGAGGCCAATCCCTCCCCTCCGAAATAACCCAACAACCACCCCCAGCACTCGCTGCTggcccctcctgctccctgcagccaggactGTGCTGTCACACAGACAGCTCCCGGTCCCTTTTCCTTTGGGGATGAGAAAAAggagctgctcacagcaggaCACGCCCGGGGCTGGCCCAGCTCACCTCGGGGCTGGCCCAGCTCACCTCGGGGCTGGCCCGGATCACCTCGGGTTTGCCCAGCTCACCTCGGGGTTTGCCCAGCTCACCTCGTTTGTGCCTCCCTGGGCCGAGTAGGTGAAGGTGCAGCCGTAATCCCCCTGCCAGAGAGAGGAACAGGAGCTTTTCTCTCACAGAACCCAGGAATTGCTGAGCTTGGGAAAGGCCAGCACTGACGAGGCCACGCCGagcccctgtccccaagtgccacagccACACGGGGACTCCACCAGTGCCACAGTGCCAGTGCCTGGCCTCCCTTTCCATCAGAATATTTCccaatatccagcctaaacctcctctggcaccACCTGAGGCCATTTTCTCTGGGATGAGGACTCGTGTTTCAGGgtgcccagggacccccagccccttcTGCACTGGGGCCTTTCCCTTGCTGAGCCCACTCCCATGAGGACCCTTCTTTCTTTGAGacccccttcccctctccctgcccttggGGTACCCCCGTTCTCCTGGGGGGCTGTTATCCACAGCagatccccatccctgggggtcTCCTTGCTCCAGAAACTGCCCCACCTTGGGGAACCCCTTCTGCTGGAGAACCCCACCTGGGGACTCCTTCCCCTCGAGGATTCCCTTCTCTGTGGaggctccttccctcctggaGTACCCCCGTTCTCCCTGGGGTCCCCCTGCCCTTGTAACCCTCTATGGGGACCCCTTTCCCCTGCAGACCCCCGTTCTCCCTAGAGCCCCCCGATCCTTGTAGCTCCCTTTGGGGTCCCCCTTTCCCTTGCGACCCCCATTCCCCCTGGGGTCCCCCTGCCTTTAGAGCCCCCATTCAAAGACCCCCTTTCCCTTGCAGACCCCCACACTGCCTGGAGCCCCCCTGCCCTTGTAGCCCCTTTTGGGACCCCCTATCCTTTGACACCCCCGCTCTCCCTGGGGTCCCCCTTGCCTTTAGAGCCTGCCTTTGGGGTCCCCCTGTCCCTTGCAGACCCCCGTTCTCCCTGAGGCCCCCCTGCCTTTAAAGCCTCCCTTTAGGGACCCCCTTTCCCCTGCAGACTCCCGTTCTCCCTGGAGCCCCCCTGCCCTTGTAGCCCCCCTTTGGGGATCCCATTTCCCTTGCAGACCCCCACACTCCCTGGGGTCCCCCTATTCTTGCAGCCCCCTTTGGGGACTTCATTTCCCTTGCAGGCCCCAGCTCCCCCTGGAGCCCCCCGCCCTTGTAGCCCCCTTTGAGGACCCCCTTTCCCTTGCAGACCCCCGTTTTCTCCCTAGAGCCCCCCTGTCCTTGCAGCCCCCTTTGGGGACCCCTTTctccctggggaccccccccaccCGCTCGCCCCGCCCTCCCGCGCGTCCAGCCAATCCCCACAGCGGGCGGTATGAGTGACGTGTCGCGCAGCCAATCAGCGAGGGGCGCGTACCCTCTCCGCTCCCGCTCCCTCCCTCCGGGCCGCTCACCAGGCTCCGGGAGAAGGAGTGAACCTCCCCGCCGGGCCGCACGTCGAACTCTGCCGTGCtcggggccgctcccggggccgtGCCCGGTTCCGCGGCCGCGCGGGCcgccaggcacagcagagccgcGGGCAGCAGCGCGGCCCACGCGCGGCAGCCGCTCCTCCTGctgggcgccgccatcttggaGAGGAAGAGCGGGCTATGGCGGCCGGCAGGGGTCAGCGCGACGGCACGGCGGCCATGTTGGGTGTGGGCAGGAGCCCGGGCGGGCCAAAGCGGCGGGGACCGcgcagggacagcaggacatggggacagcaggacagagggacaggaggccCTGGGGTCAGGGGACTAAGGCACCACGAGGATAAGGTGCCATGGGGAcaaggggctgtggggacacaggacagCAGGATGGCCGGGCTGGGAGGGACACCCTGGAGAGTGCTGAGCATGGTGAGAGGGAGCatccaggttggatggggcttggagcaacctggaagGTGTCCAGGGAGAAGATGGGCTTCGATTTCCATCCAACCCAAGCCATCCGTGGTGCCAAGATTAACCAAGACTTTTAATTGCTTCTTGCTGCAGAGGAACAAAAGCTCTTGTCCAGAAGGACACAGCTGTGGGTTCGTGGGCAGGGCGGGAAGGAGGCAGAGGTGTCCTGGCTCAGGCAGAGCTGTCCTGGCTCGGGCAGAGCTGTCCTGACTCAGGCTACTGGGTAGCTGCCATCACTGGCCACCCCGCACTGGTTGTTGGCGTTTTTCAGCAGGAACATGTAGCCCTTCTGGCCCCAACCCTCcgaccagctgcaggcaaagacAGGAGCAGCACATCCATCAGCATACCCGCGAGGATGGCGACCCAACAGGTTTGGGGGCACCCCCCAGGCCTCACCTGTTCTTTAGGATCCAGTAGTTCACGCTGTAGTTGCCCAAGTGGGCAGTGTTGTAGCCCACGAGCAGCATGGCGtggttcagctgctgctggccatgTGGGCAGGTGAAGATACCTGggggggagcagggctggggtgagCTGGGGCCAGCCCTGGTCCCATTTCCAGCTGGTGggaccacttccctggggctAGGAGCTCAACAAGGGCTCGAAGAAGAGACAGTACCTGAGCTATAGAATTGGAAAGTGTAGCTGCTGGCATCCACTACCACCGACACCGGCCCCACCGCCTGCGCCAGGGCCGCCTCACTGCCCCGGGGCACCGTCCTGAAGCCGGAGCAGTTGGCAGCTTTGTAGGAGGGCTCGTATCTGCAGGGGGAGTTGTCCTGAGAGAGGGAGAGTGGCACCGGGgctgtgccaccagccccaTCCCGGGTCACCCGCTGTCCCTTACCGTGCCCGTGTAGGGGTAGGCGCGCTCGGAGCTGAGGCCGCCGTTGTCACGCACGTACTGGAAGGCCCGTTGCGTGTagccccctctgcagcccatgtTGCCCAAATTCTTGGTGCAGTCGATGAGGTTCTGCTCGCTCAGCGCCACCAACTTCCCCGTCTGCCTGAACATGAGCCCCTCCAGGGCCCCCGTGGCACTGAACGCCCAGCAGGACCCGCAGTCCCCCTGGGggaggtggggacagcaggggtcACCTTGGCATCGCCCCCAAGCccccagagggatgctctgacccctctgtgctgctctcagagctgctgctcagttctgctgcccagatcccacagccctggctgggcttttACACCTGGAATTTTACAGGTGTCACGTAGCCCTTGGCCCTCCAGTCCACCTTCATGGGGGATTTCGGGGCTGCCGAGGTTTGGAATTCTGCTGGCTCCTCCCTCGGCACCGGGGTGTAGCCGTTCATGAGTTCACTGAACTCCTGGTTGGTCGCGGGTCACCAAGGGAAATGTGTGATGCCAAGGGTGCCACCACCCTCCCCCGGGAGCGAGCTGGGAGTTGGCACCCAAACCCCACGAGCCATCCCCTCCCCGATCCCCTGATCAAGGGCTGGGTGCTCTgaggggtgcccagggaaggTGGCAGCAGGTACCAGGTCCCCGAAGCGGTTCATGGCCAGGCGGTAGCTGTGCTTCCCCTGCCTCTCCTCCCGGTTGTGCTGCTGGATGCGGCGCAGGTTCTGCTCCCAGATCTGCCTGCGGAGCGCCTCAGCCTCCTGCCACAGCATCAGGGGATCAGGAACGACCCCTGGATCAAGGGGGCGCAGGGTGGGGTGGGTGCAGGAGGACAGGACCCCCTGGGCAGGACCAGGAGGGTTGTGGGGAGCAGGACCTACCCCCGGGTATTCCTTGGCATGGAGATCGAGGATCaagggggcacagggtggggtGGGTACAGGAGGACAGGACCCCTGGGCAGGACCAGGAGGGTTGTGGGGTGCAGGACCTACCCCCAGATATTCCTTGGCATGGAGACTCTTCCACCCTTGCCAGGCCTCCTCCAGGGCAGGATCCGGTGCtgtggcacagcccagcaggaccagcagcagccccaggctcagagccatggcacagggctggggatggcAAGAATGGGTCAGGGGGCCCTGGGCTGAGcaccccaggggctgggagcaggaaaaTCTTGGGGAGGCACAGATATCTGTGCCAGCTCCGAGAGGGAGAAGCAGGGGCAGGAGGTTTCTGTGCAGAGGCCGTGCCTGAAGCTTTCCCTGTGTCCCAGCACGGAGCTGGGATGTTTGTGATTTCACCAAAATCCCTCCGAGAGGATTCTCCAAGATCAATTTACACCCTTTCCTTTGGCCAGCACAGACACACCCAGAGCTTTCCGTGGACACCCCACTCCTCCTCTGGGGGACCCTGGGATTTCTGAGCTGCTCCAGTTGTTCTGGGGGTGCAGACAGCATGGCCCAGGACAGAGATCAAATGCCTGAGACCCTCAAGCAGCCAGAGTTTCCACTGACGTGGTTTTCCCAGATCCAGAGCTGTCACTGCACCTTTATCCCACCCACTTTGGGAATGGAGATGCCAGGAAGTTTTCCATTCGAGCATCTTTCAGGGCAAGGAGCGACTTTTTGGAGCTAATTTTGTAGCTTGAGGagtgattttgttttaaaaataagtcCTCAAGAACATCTGTTCTCCCTCCACACCATCCACCTAAAAATAAAGCCCCACAGGGTGGGTTTTGGGAGAGAAATGCCTCCCAAGCCACCCTCAAGTCCCAAATTCTTGAGGAAGAGTGGTTTTTGCCTGGTTTCCCCAGCACCTGCTGGTTCCTCTGTCATTCCCACTCAAGAATTAACTCAGCTtcatcctccagctgcaaatcCTCCACCCAGCTCCCATCACCCTGTGGGTCCACCCACATCATTTGTGTTTCAATCCCCACAGAGCCTGTTCCATATGGAACAGCTCTGGCTCCCCGGGAGGAGATTTCCCAGCTAATTCCTCTCGGGATTCTCAATCCCCAAAAGAAGACCAACCCCTTTCTAGGGTGccaaaaaaatcctgcagcAAGCTGGGGGATCAGAGAAGCCAACAGATCTGCAAACTCTTCTAGACAAGAGAGTCTTAAGACATTCTAAGAAACACTCAGCTTTTTGGGGACAGGAAAAAGCAGTTTAAATTAAGCCTAAAAATTTAATTAGGGAAGCAGAGAAACAAactctgcaaaaataaaagcttcttACCATCCAACAGCACCCACCCAGCTGTGAGGAACAGAAGGTGCAGCTTTGCTGGCTGCAGGATGCTCTTATAGACACGTCTCAGAGGTGCAACTTCCtccaccccagcccctcctttcaCCCCTCTGACCTCAGAACTCACACCTGAGGTGCTTTGTAGCAGCTAAACCACAACTGCAAGATTGGGACAATTGTTTGGGCACAAGGACAagaaggggggggggaaatcTGCTCCCAGCTATCCCCAGGAACCCAAATGCTCCATCTGGAAGAAGCTCTGATTGAGAACaagcctccagcagcaccctgagGGCATTAACAGCCGGGTTAATTACCACCAGCTCTCTCGGAGGAAGGCAGAGCAAGGCCAGGTTTGGGAGCTCTGAGCTGGGAGGGCGAGCAGAGGCAGGCCCAGCTCTGCacaagcagctctgtgtgtcccAGAGCgggggcagagcagctgcacccccatgccatggcagggagggaggtgcccaccccaggctgctgctgactCGCTCAAGGTCACGCAGAGCCAAGCACACAGCCCAGGATTCCCAACCCTCCCTGCTCGGATCGTGCTTCCCCCGAGGAACATCAGGGATTTAATATTCTCTCCACTGCTCGGCACAGAAAGAACAGAGCACTTGgctttcagcagagctgctctggctctggcagcagctgctgcttcctcctgcccCCCAAAGCAGCCACCACGTCTCTTTCCAATATTTTAATGAGTCGCTACATCTTACACTCATAATTATAAAAGAATAAGaatccataaaaatattttcttttcataataCGCACTTAAAATACTCCAGGGCAAGTCAACGTGGTTcatttgggtgggttttgtttgtgttttcgTTTTGCCCCTGGCAGAACCCTTGGCTTGAGGGGGGGATGTGCTCCCCTGAGGTGTGATTGCTCAATCCCCCTCCCCAGAACTGCAGTTCCTGTTGCCCAGGTAAATAAAAACCAGGAGAGAGCATTGCTGAGTAGACG
Protein-coding regions in this window:
- the MYDGF gene encoding myeloid-derived growth factor, whose product is MAAPSRRSGCRAWAALLPAALLCLAARAAAEPGTAPGAAPSTAEFDVRPGGEVHSFSRSLGDYGCTFTYSAQGGTNEQWQMTVGVSEDNGLFSCSIWRPQGKSYLFFTQFKAEVKGAKIEYAMAYSQAAAGALSDIPLKQEEFETTETSVSHREGKFRFELSKLMIVAKTPRDEL
- the LOC100226165 gene encoding procathepsin L-like, which produces MPCAMALSLGLLLVLLGCATAPDPALEEAWQGWKSLHAKEYLGEAEALRRQIWEQNLRRIQQHNREERQGKHSYRLAMNRFGDLVPAEFSELMNGYTPVPREEPAEFQTSAAPKSPMKVDWRAKGYVTPVKFQGDCGSCWAFSATGALEGLMFRQTGKLVALSEQNLIDCTKNLGNMGCRGGYTQRAFQYVRDNGGLSSERAYPYTGTDNSPCRYEPSYKAANCSGFRTVPRGSEAALAQAVGPVSVVVDASSYTFQFYSSGIFTCPHGQQQLNHAMLLVGYNTAHLGNYSVNYWILKNSWSEGWGQKGYMFLLKNANNQCGVASDGSYPVA